A single Primulina eburnea isolate SZY01 chromosome 11, ASM2296580v1, whole genome shotgun sequence DNA region contains:
- the LOC140806327 gene encoding ABC transporter B family member 26, chloroplastic-like isoform X2 has translation MFYRKSQLLVLLCLTSGICSGLRSGCFAIANMILVKRMRETLFSSLLLQDMSFFDSETVGDLTSRISADCQRLSRTLGNDIHLILRNILQGSGAFVNLMILSWPLALSSLIICFTLSAIFVIYGQYQKKAAKLAQDFTSSANEVAQESLSSIRIIRAYGTETEECQRFAQWLDRLASVDMRESVAYGLWNMSFIILYRMTQVFAVILGGMSIFSRRVSAEQLTKYVLYCEWLIYAAWRIQDNMSSLLQSVGACEKVLQLMHCSPCSQFLSKGAKFQELTGCIEFANVSFHYPSRNTVPILKSVNITIQSNEVVAIVGASGSGKSTLIKLMLRLYEPISGEIHINCIPIKEMDIRWLREKIGFVGQGPHIFRSDVKSNISYGCFRSITREEIESAAKKVHAHDFISGLPNGYDTIIDDTLLSGGQKQRIAIARAILRDPEILVLDEATSSLDAESESYVKEVLHTFKNDSKKRTILIISHRLSTIKAADRILVMENGQIVEVGNHRELMHRNGEYARLFKSHADSLSFLHHRENGLAD, from the exons ATGTTCTACCGGAAGTCTCAGCTTCTGGTTTTGTTGTGTCTAACGTCAGGGATATGCAG TGGCTTGCGAAGTGGATGTTTTGCTATTGCTAATATGATTTTG GTTAAGCGCATGAGGGAAACTTTATTTAGCTCTCTTCTTCTTCAG GACATGTCCTTTTTTGACTCTGAAACAGTTGGAGATCTGACTAGCAGGATTAGTGCAGATTGTCAACGATTATCCCGTACACTTGGAAATGATATACATTTGATCCTGAGAAATATTCTTCAG GGTTCAGGTGCTTTTGTCAACTTAATGATTTTGTCGTGGCCCCTAGCATTGTCATCACTGATCATATGCTTTACTTTATCTGCGATTTTTGTTATTTATGGCCA GTACCAGAAAAAAGCAGCAAAGCTTGCTCAAGATTTTACCTCTTCTGCCAACGAA GTTGCACAAGAATCGCTGTCTTCTATCAGAATAATCCGGGCGTATGGAACAGAAACAGAAGAGTGCCAAAG GTTCGCACAATGGCTTGACCGGCTGGCGTCTGTGGATATGCGAGAAAGTGTTGCTTATGGACTCTGGAACATGAGCTTCATCATCTTGTATAGAATGACCCAG GTTTTTGCAGTTATTTTAGGAGGAATGTCTATTTTCTCCCGTCGTGTCTCTGCTGAGCAACTGACAAAGTATGTCTTATATTGCGAGTGGTTGATTTATGCTGCCTGGAGGATACAAGACAACATGTCATCATTGCTTCAGTCAGTTGGTGCCTGTGAAAAAGTTTTACAGTTGATGCATTGTTCCCCTTGTAGTCAATTCTTATCAAAAG GAGCAAAATTTCAAGAGCTGACAGGATGCATTGAGTTTGCTAATGTGTCTTTTCACTATCCTTCAAGAAACACG GTTCCTATTTTGAAAAGTGTGAATATCACTATACAATCTAATGAAGTAGTTGCAATT GTTGGTGCCAGTGGTAGCGGGAAAAGCACATTGATCAAACTTATGCTTCGTCTCTATGAGCCAATCAGTGGTGAG ATTCACATAAACTGCATTCCTATCAAAGAGATGGACATCAGGTGGCTGAGAGAAAAGATTGGATTTGTTGGGCAG GGGCCCCACATTTTCCGTAGTGATGTCAAGTCGAACATAAGCTATGGCTGCTTTAGAAGCATCACAAGAGAAGAGATAGAGTCTGCTGCAAAGAAAGTACATGCACACGATTTCATCTCTGGTCTTCCCAATGGTTATGATACCATAATTGACGATACTTTACTGAGTGGAGGGCAAAAGCAGCGCATCGCAATAGCACGGGCCATCCTCAGAGATCCGGAGATATTGGTACTTGATGAAGCCACCAGTTCTCTCGATGCTGAGAGTGAAAGTTACGTCAAG GAAGTTCTTCATACTTTCAAAAATGATTCGAAAAAGAGGACCATCCTTATAATCTCACACAG GTTGTCTACTATCAAAGCAGCTGATAGAATCCTGGTTATGGAAAACGGACAAATTGTTGAG GTTGGCAATCACAGAGAGCTCATGCATAGAAATGGAGAATATGCAAGATTATTCAAATCACATGCAGATTCCCTATCTTTTCTCCATCATCGAGAAAATGGCCTCGCCGACTGA
- the LOC140805661 gene encoding uncharacterized protein has translation MWGRTGIRTGPARGNRGPGGGNQGHANGNRGPGGGNQGHADGNRGPGGGQGRGVADLSLDQLAQLINRSVNEALRRNRTPSPPPQQQPPPPPPPPPLPEHMEAIWEEVRRLGRRMGGRPPVLDRESPLSLEILNEDLPVNFRQPTVKDYDGSTDPEEHLGRFNNSALLHRYSDGVKCRVFLTTLVGPAQRWFDLLPPHSITSFREFSTLFINQYATSKKYLKTSLGLFNLKQGDTDSLTDFIRRFNSAALEVPAAATETLVNAFTQGLRGGQFFNSLVKKPPQSYDELLSRAEKYVNLEDAQRQRRVDIRPDDKNKGKEKVEPSRKRPAERTEERSRGLGPFPYAPLAMSLERAMAICEERRKLERPKQAEKGPRLPPSDKFCEFHQEYGHVTNDCQKLGEEVQRIMQRDPHMKNLLTRSEGRYRDDRRDRGPPGVNQRPQPRENRPNRGGRDDPPQHQGPQVQQIANDPTRGTIHMITGGATDGDSGRARKAHGRRLESLGLDLAPKDDPVIGFGPDDMKGVVAPHNDALLVTLTIANYDVARIFVDTGSSVNVLFKRTLDQMKVEGFEFDHISTPLFGFTGHAVQTVGQIMLPLSLGAGPHRITKMTCFTVVDAPSSYNGILGRPALADFRAVSSTYHQKLKYPVGNEVGVVGGDQKSSRRCYVDEVRQEVKRSRTEVGMIVAQQNMTSRREVQLTSEEEPETVEIGVQRSVRVAADLDPETKHDLLACLKTNIDVFAWSPQELRGISPGIIKHHLNTLPEARPVKQKKRHFGPEKDKVIKEQVDELLKAGHIREIFFPTWLSNVVLVPKSSGKWRMCVDFRDLNKACPKDCYPLPRIDQLVDSTAGHQYLCLMDAYQGYHQIPLAEEDQDKVSFITSEGTFCYVVMPFGLKNAGATYQRLMDKIFSAQAGRNVEVYVDDILVKSKNSADLIKDLRETFATLRSYRLKLNPQKCTFGVKSGKFLGYMVTERGIEANPEKVKAIQSMTPPGNLQEVQKLAGRIAALSRFISRAAHRSLPFFRVLRKAKKFEWDEECVRAFEDLKKHLAELPILAKPAPGEPLYVYLSATEMAVSSVLVRQKGTEQSPVYYISHALKGAELRYTVVEKLALALVTTARRLRPYFLSHPIMVLTNSPLGKIMTHADISGRLVKWTTELGEYDIQYGPRTAIKAQALADFLAETLHVEMEDLWKVYVDGSSTNEGSGVGVLLISPKGDELKLAVRLDFRASNNEAEYEAVLAGLRAARQVGAARVHIFSDSQLVAHQMNGSYDIKNERLIEYVKAVEAAKELFTELVFKQIPREENEGADALAKMASSLHSWKSREVVVQVELSPSVHYPSPEHEDNDWRAELLDYMKDGVLPEDPKKAYRMKRRSLRFVMINGTLYKRSASRPLLKCLGPKQSDYVLREIHGGCCGNHLGPYFLARKALLAGYFWPTMLKDALAIVISCDSCQRHGRLQHQPAALMKSIVAACPFDQWGIDIVGPFPPAPAQKKFLLVAIDYFSK, from the coding sequence ATGTGGGGACGAACAGGTATAAGAACAGGCCCTGCGCGTGGTAACAGAGGTCCCGGAGGTGGCAATCAGGGCCATGCAAATGGTAACAGAGGTCCCGGAGGTGGCAATCAGGGCCATGCAGATGGTAACCGAGGTCCCGGAGGTGGCCAAGGCAGAGGTGTGGCTGATCTTAGTCTAGATCAATTGGCCCAGTTGATTAATAGGTCTGTGAATGAGGCCCTCCGTCGAAATCGTACTCCATCACCACCGCCACAACAacaacctcctcctcctcctcctcctcccccTCTTCCTGAGCATATGGAAGCCATTTGGGAGGAAGTCAGGAGGCTTGGCAGGCGAATGGGGGGCCGACCTCCCGTATTGGACAGAGAAAGCCCACTCTCCCTCGAGATACTGAATGAAGACCTCCCCGTTAATTTCCGCCAACCAAccgtcaaggattatgatggaAGTACTGACCCCGAAGAACACCTTGGAAGGTTCAATAATTCTGCTTTGCTTCACCGATACTCAGATGGGGTCAAATGCCGGGTCTTCCTTACCACCCTAGTGGGACCCGCCCAGAGGTGGTTCGATTTGCTCCCGCCACATTCCATTACCAGCTTTCGAGAATTCAGCACCCTATTCATAAACCAGTATGCTACAAGTAAGAAATACTTGAAAACCTCATTGGGCCTATTCAATTTGAAACAAGGAGATACAGATTCGCTGACGGACTTCATTAGACGATTCAACAGTGCGGCCTTGGAGGTCCCAGCTGCAGCAACAGAAACCTTGGTAAATGCTTTCACGCAAGGGCTCCGAGGGGGACAATTTTTCAATTCCTTGGTCAAGAAACCCCCTCAAAGTTATGATGAGCTCCTGAGCCGAGCTGAGAAATACGTGAATCTTGAGGATGCACAAAGGCAAAGGCGAGTGGATATCCGACCCGATGATAAAAATAAGGGGAAAGAGAAAGTGGAACCAAGTAGGAAGAGGCCTGCAGAAAGAACAGAGGAACGGAGCCGAGGTCTTGGACCTTTCCCTTATGCCCCGTTGGCAATGAGCTTGGAAAGAGCCATGGCCATTTgtgaagaaagaagaaagttaGAGCGCCCAAAACAAGCTGAAAAGGGGCCACGTTTACCTCCCTCAGATAAGTTCTGTGAGTTCCATCAAGAGTATGGCCATGTTACGAATGATTGCCAGAAATTGGGTGAAGAGGTCCAAAGGATCATGCAGAGAGACCCTCACATGAAGAACCTCTTAACCCGATCAGAGGGAAGGTACCGAGATGATAGACGAGATCGAGGACCTCCTGGGGTGAATCAGAGGCCACAACCCCGGGAGAACCGACCCAACCGAGGGGGTCGAGATGACCCCCCGCAACATCAAGGCCCTCAGGTTCAGCAGATTGCTAATGATCCGACCAGAGGTACAATTCATATGATAACGGGCGGCGCCACTGACGGAGATTCAGGCAGAGCTCGTAAAGCTCATGGTCGGAGATTGGAAAGTTTGGGGTTAGACCTTGCCCCCAAAGATGACCCCGTCATTGGCTTCGGGCCGGATGATATGAAAGGTGTTGTGGCACCTCATAACGACGCCTTATTAGTCACTCTTACTATCGCCAACTATGACGTCGCAAGAATCTTTGTTGACACCGGAAGCTCAGTTAACGTTCTTTTCAAAAGAACCCTGGACCAAATGAAAGTGGAAGGTTTCGAGTTTGATCATATCTCTACGCCTTTATTTGGCTTCACAGGACATGCGGTCCAAACTGTAGGGCAAATCATGCTCCCCTTATCCCTAGGGGCGGGACCTCACCGCATCACAAAAATGACATGTTTTACTGTGGTGGATGCCCCCTCTTCCTACAACGGAATACTTGGCCGACCTGCCCTGGCCGACTTCCGAGCTGTAAGCTCTACCTATCATCAAAAGCTGAAATATCCTGTGGGGAATGAAGTAGGAGTCGTCGGGGGGGATCAGAAATCCTCTCGACGATGCTATGTGGATGAGGTAAGGCAAGAAGTCAAAAGATCTCGGACCGAGGTAGGGATGATTGTGGCCCAACAAAATATGACCTCCAGAAGAGAGGTTCAGCTCACCTCAGAAGAGGAGCCAGAAACGGTGGAAATAGGGGTCCAACGGAGTGTCAGGGTGGCGGCTGATCTTGATCCCGAAACCAAGCATGATCTGCTGGCTTGTTTGAAAACTAACATTGATGTATTTGCTTGGTCTCCACAAGAGCTTCGGGGGATCAGCCCCGGGATAATAAAACACCACCTCAACACTCTCCCTGAAGCCCGGCCAGTCAAACAGAAGAAGAGGCACTTTGGCCCCGAGAAAGACAAGGTAATAAAAGAACAGGTAGACGAGCTCCTTAAGGCAGGACACATTAGGGAGATCTTTTTCCCAACATGGCTATCAAATGTTGTTCTGGTCCCCAAGAGCTCGGGAAAATGGAGAATGTGCGTTGACTTCAGAGATCTTAATAAAGCTTGTCCAAAAGATTGTTACCCCTTGCCGAGGATAGACCAACTGGTTGATTCCACCGCAGGTCATCAGTACTTATGTTTGATGGATGCTTATCAAGGATACCATCAGATCCCCTTAGCAGAAGAAGACCAGGACAAAGTGAGTTTCATCACTTCCGAAGGGACGTTTTGTTATGTAGTGATGCCTTTCGGATTAAAAAATGCGGGAGCCACCTATCAAAGGCTCATGGACAAGATTTTCTCAGCCCAGGCCGGAAGAAATGTGGAAGTgtatgtggatgatattctTGTAAAGTCGAAGAACTCGGCTGATCTCATAAAGGATCTCCGTGAGACCTTTGCCACTTTGAGATCTTACAGGCTAAAGCTGAACCCCCAAAAATGCACTTTTGGGGTCAAAAGTGGGAAATTCCTTGGGTACATGGTAACAGAAAGGGGAATTGAGGCCAATCCCGAGAAAGTAAAAGCTATTCAATCTATGACACCTCCTGGGAATCTCCAGGAGGTCCAGAAGCTCGCCGGGAGAATCGCCGCTTTGTCACGATTCATTTCAAGAGCGGCACATCGTAGTTTACCCTTCTTCCGAGTCCTCAGGAAAGCTAAAAAATTCGAATGGGATGAAGAATGTGTGAGGGCATTCGAGGATCTGAAGAAGCATTTGGCGGAGCTCCCCATATTAGCCAAACCAGCCCCAGGAGAACCATTGTATGTCTACCTCTCGGCCACTGAGATGGCTGTTAGTTCAGTCTTGGTCAGGCAGAAAGGCACGGAACAAAGCCCCGTATATTACATCTCTCACGCCCTCAAGGGAGCGGAGCTCAGATATACAGTTGTGGAGAAGCTCGCTCTGGCCTTGGTCACAACAGCTCGAAGACTAAGGCCTTACTTTCTATCTCACCCCATTATGGTCCTCACCAACAGCCCTCTCGGGAAAATAATGACGCATGCTGATATCTCAGGAAGGTTGGTAAAGTGGACCACTGAACTAGGGGAATATGACATTCAATATGGGCCTCGAACCGCAATCAAAGCGCAGGCCTTGGccgatttcttggccgagacttTGCATGTAGAGATGGAAGATCTTTGGAAGGTCTATGTGGATGGTTCATCCACCAATGAAGGCAGCGGAGTTGGTGTGTTATTAATCTCTCCAAAAGGGGATGAACTAAAGTTAGCCGTGAGGCTAGACTTTAGGGCATCCAACAATGAGGCAGAATACGAAGCGGTCTTAGCGGGTCTAAGAGCAGCACGGCAGGTCGGAGCAGCTCGAGTCCACATCTTCTCTGATTCTCAGCTGGTGGCCCACCAAATGAATGGATCATACGACATCAAGaatgagagattgatagaatacgTAAAAGCGGTGGAAGCAGCTAAAGAACTCTTTACAGAACTGGTTTTTAAACAGATCCCCCGGGAAGAGAATGAGGGAGCCGACGCCCTCGCTAAAATGGCCAGCTCGCTCCACAGCTGGAAATCGAGAGAGGTGGTGGTCCAAGTAGAGCTAAGCCCTTCTGTGCACTACCCCTCTCCTGAACACGAAGACAATGACTGGCGCGCCGAGTTGTTGGATTACATGAAAGATGGAGTGCTCCCCGAAGATCCGAAGAAGGCTTACAGGATGAAACGAAGAAGCCTTCGGTTTGTAATGATCAACGGAACTCTTTACAAGAGGTCAGCCTCTCGGCCTCTCCTCAAATGTTTGGGTCCCAAGCAATCTGACTATGTACTAAGGGAGATACATGGAGGCTGTTGTGGAAATCACTTGGGACCTTACTTTCTTGCACGGAAGGCACTCTTGGCCGGATATTTCTGGCCCACTATGTTAAAAGACGCTCTAGCCATCGTCATCTCATGCGACAGCTGCCAACGTCATGGTAGGCTCCAACATCAACCAGCTGCATTAATGAAGAGTATTGTGGCGGCCTGCCCGTTTGACCAATGGGGGATCGACATTGTGGGACCTTTTCCCCCGGCCCCAGCTCAGAAAAAATTTTTGCTCGTAGCCATAGATTATTTCTCAAAATAG
- the LOC140806327 gene encoding ABC transporter B family member 26, chloroplastic-like isoform X1 — translation MANLSSTLHFRVPFKYHRNKSFPATVPTTKFQPPDSGRIPELSRTVITLFNSDSVKIPGRYSVSNAFKRGREHCHGDRDEIIHVLKRWVEFTRGFFPGGSWWRLPDNEREVGSSSIAEKPMTVLSALNQMWALINDEKGLLYTSFGALTIAALSEITIPGIITDTVFSAVNGETLMFYRKSQLLVLLCLTSGICSGLRSGCFAIANMILVKRMRETLFSSLLLQDMSFFDSETVGDLTSRISADCQRLSRTLGNDIHLILRNILQGSGAFVNLMILSWPLALSSLIICFTLSAIFVIYGQYQKKAAKLAQDFTSSANEVAQESLSSIRIIRAYGTETEECQRFAQWLDRLASVDMRESVAYGLWNMSFIILYRMTQVFAVILGGMSIFSRRVSAEQLTKYVLYCEWLIYAAWRIQDNMSSLLQSVGACEKVLQLMHCSPCSQFLSKGAKFQELTGCIEFANVSFHYPSRNTVPILKSVNITIQSNEVVAIVGASGSGKSTLIKLMLRLYEPISGEIHINCIPIKEMDIRWLREKIGFVGQGPHIFRSDVKSNISYGCFRSITREEIESAAKKVHAHDFISGLPNGYDTIIDDTLLSGGQKQRIAIARAILRDPEILVLDEATSSLDAESESYVKEVLHTFKNDSKKRTILIISHRLSTIKAADRILVMENGQIVEVGNHRELMHRNGEYARLFKSHADSLSFLHHRENGLAD, via the exons ATGGCCAATCTTTCGTCCACGCTCCATTTTCGAGTCCCGTTCAAATATCACAGAAACAAATCGTTTCCAGCTACTGTCCCCACAACCAAATTCCAACCCCCCGACTCTGGACGTATCCCAGAGCTAAGTCGCACAGTTATCACTCTATTTAACAGCGATTCGGTCAAAATTCCTGGGAGATATTCAGTTTCAAATGCATTTAAGCGAGGTCGGGAGCATTGCCACGGCGATAGAGATGAAATTATTCACGTTTTGAAGAGATGGGTGGAGTTTACTCGGGGATTTTTTCCCGGTGGAAGTTGGTGGAGATTGCCTGATAACGAGCGCGAAGTTGGTAGCTCATCGATTGCGGAGAAGCCGATGACTGTCTTGAGTGCTCTGAATCAAATGTGGGCGTTGATAAATGATGAGAAAGGGCTCCTGTACACATCATTTGGCGCCCTAACCATTGCAGCg CTTTCGGAGATTACAATTCCCGGGATAATCACCGACACTGTTTTTTCTGCAGTAAATGGTGAAACCTTGATGTTCTACCGGAAGTCTCAGCTTCTGGTTTTGTTGTGTCTAACGTCAGGGATATGCAG TGGCTTGCGAAGTGGATGTTTTGCTATTGCTAATATGATTTTG GTTAAGCGCATGAGGGAAACTTTATTTAGCTCTCTTCTTCTTCAG GACATGTCCTTTTTTGACTCTGAAACAGTTGGAGATCTGACTAGCAGGATTAGTGCAGATTGTCAACGATTATCCCGTACACTTGGAAATGATATACATTTGATCCTGAGAAATATTCTTCAG GGTTCAGGTGCTTTTGTCAACTTAATGATTTTGTCGTGGCCCCTAGCATTGTCATCACTGATCATATGCTTTACTTTATCTGCGATTTTTGTTATTTATGGCCA GTACCAGAAAAAAGCAGCAAAGCTTGCTCAAGATTTTACCTCTTCTGCCAACGAA GTTGCACAAGAATCGCTGTCTTCTATCAGAATAATCCGGGCGTATGGAACAGAAACAGAAGAGTGCCAAAG GTTCGCACAATGGCTTGACCGGCTGGCGTCTGTGGATATGCGAGAAAGTGTTGCTTATGGACTCTGGAACATGAGCTTCATCATCTTGTATAGAATGACCCAG GTTTTTGCAGTTATTTTAGGAGGAATGTCTATTTTCTCCCGTCGTGTCTCTGCTGAGCAACTGACAAAGTATGTCTTATATTGCGAGTGGTTGATTTATGCTGCCTGGAGGATACAAGACAACATGTCATCATTGCTTCAGTCAGTTGGTGCCTGTGAAAAAGTTTTACAGTTGATGCATTGTTCCCCTTGTAGTCAATTCTTATCAAAAG GAGCAAAATTTCAAGAGCTGACAGGATGCATTGAGTTTGCTAATGTGTCTTTTCACTATCCTTCAAGAAACACG GTTCCTATTTTGAAAAGTGTGAATATCACTATACAATCTAATGAAGTAGTTGCAATT GTTGGTGCCAGTGGTAGCGGGAAAAGCACATTGATCAAACTTATGCTTCGTCTCTATGAGCCAATCAGTGGTGAG ATTCACATAAACTGCATTCCTATCAAAGAGATGGACATCAGGTGGCTGAGAGAAAAGATTGGATTTGTTGGGCAG GGGCCCCACATTTTCCGTAGTGATGTCAAGTCGAACATAAGCTATGGCTGCTTTAGAAGCATCACAAGAGAAGAGATAGAGTCTGCTGCAAAGAAAGTACATGCACACGATTTCATCTCTGGTCTTCCCAATGGTTATGATACCATAATTGACGATACTTTACTGAGTGGAGGGCAAAAGCAGCGCATCGCAATAGCACGGGCCATCCTCAGAGATCCGGAGATATTGGTACTTGATGAAGCCACCAGTTCTCTCGATGCTGAGAGTGAAAGTTACGTCAAG GAAGTTCTTCATACTTTCAAAAATGATTCGAAAAAGAGGACCATCCTTATAATCTCACACAG GTTGTCTACTATCAAAGCAGCTGATAGAATCCTGGTTATGGAAAACGGACAAATTGTTGAG GTTGGCAATCACAGAGAGCTCATGCATAGAAATGGAGAATATGCAAGATTATTCAAATCACATGCAGATTCCCTATCTTTTCTCCATCATCGAGAAAATGGCCTCGCCGACTGA